The Pseudomonas fluorescens genome includes a window with the following:
- a CDS encoding ABC transporter substrate-binding protein — translation MPRRTWKNTTALLTGAALLLAGCGESSDTKSPSAKAPDLSSVTLVLGDQAKGLRTVVEASNALEGIEYKVQWANFQGAAPLFEALRAGAVDLAPAGDTPVLAAATGGTPLRIVAVRRGQARGIAILVPPDSTIRSVADLKGRNVVVSSARGSIAQYLLIRALANAGVDENDVKVGFVLPTDALPAFNAGKIEAWATFGVYQAFAEQKGARVLLSGEGINSGLTFITASDEVLNDPLKRKALSDVLGRFAKAFEWAQDNRDEYARVFAKVNDIPLEVSQTLRSWGDESLVLIEARDVQALQQVDDLFVEKKIFPHRVDVKALTNEQVFSPTPLVLTQSESAR, via the coding sequence ATGCCCAGGCGCACCTGGAAAAACACGACCGCACTGTTGACCGGCGCCGCGCTGCTGCTGGCTGGCTGCGGCGAAAGCAGCGACACGAAATCGCCTTCCGCCAAGGCCCCCGACTTGTCCAGCGTGACGCTGGTGCTGGGCGATCAGGCCAAGGGTCTGCGCACGGTGGTGGAAGCGTCGAACGCCTTGGAAGGTATCGAGTACAAGGTGCAGTGGGCGAACTTTCAGGGTGCCGCGCCGTTGTTCGAAGCCCTGCGTGCCGGTGCTGTCGATCTGGCGCCGGCGGGTGATACGCCGGTGCTCGCGGCGGCGACGGGAGGCACGCCCTTGCGGATTGTCGCGGTGCGGCGCGGTCAGGCGCGAGGGATCGCGATTCTGGTCCCGCCGGACTCAACGATTCGCAGCGTCGCCGATCTGAAAGGCCGCAACGTTGTGGTCTCGTCGGCCCGAGGCAGCATTGCCCAATACCTGCTGATTCGTGCACTGGCCAATGCCGGCGTCGATGAGAACGACGTGAAGGTGGGATTTGTCCTGCCGACCGATGCCTTGCCAGCGTTCAACGCCGGAAAAATCGAAGCCTGGGCGACGTTTGGTGTGTACCAGGCTTTCGCCGAGCAGAAGGGCGCGCGGGTATTGCTCAGCGGGGAGGGCATCAATTCGGGGCTGACGTTCATCACTGCTTCCGATGAGGTCTTGAATGATCCCCTCAAGCGCAAGGCGTTGAGTGATGTCCTCGGACGTTTCGCCAAGGCCTTCGAATGGGCGCAGGACAATCGCGACGAGTACGCCCGGGTGTTCGCCAAGGTCAACGACATTCCCCTCGAAGTCTCGCAGACGTTGCGCAGTTGGGGCGACGAGTCCCTGGTACTGATCGAAGCGAGAGACGTCCAGGCCCTGCAGCAAGTCGATGACTTGTTCGTGGAAAAGAAGATCTTCCCCCATCGAGTCGACGTCAAGGCGCTGACGAATGAGCAGGTGTTTTCGCCGACGCCTTTGGTGTTGACGCAATCGGAATCGGCGCGTTAG
- a CDS encoding energy transducer TonB: protein MGNVQSATRALEIFRRPLPGGELLDLGRVFREPLGFSRLHTTPKHILSRREGLLLGAFVLVLHGAVIVWVNQAPAPVLPVVPPEIPPMTIEFSQPAPPVVPPPPAPVVQPAVEPPSPVEEELAVKPAPPKPILKPKPVVKPVPKPVAKPVEPPPAPPAPPQPVAAPAPPAPPAPKPVTPPSASAGYLKNPAPEYPSLAMRRGWEGTVLLRVHVLASGKPGEIQLQKSSGRDQLDAAALAAVKRWSFVPAKQGDVAMDGWVSVPIDFKIK from the coding sequence ATGGGCAATGTTCAGAGCGCCACCCGTGCCCTGGAGATCTTCCGACGACCGCTACCAGGTGGCGAGTTGCTGGATCTTGGACGGGTGTTCCGCGAGCCCTTGGGGTTTTCGCGGTTGCACACCACGCCCAAGCACATTCTGAGTCGTCGCGAAGGGCTCTTGCTGGGAGCTTTCGTCCTGGTGCTGCATGGCGCGGTGATTGTCTGGGTCAACCAGGCACCCGCGCCGGTATTGCCCGTGGTACCGCCGGAGATCCCGCCTATGACCATCGAGTTTTCCCAGCCCGCGCCGCCGGTAGTGCCTCCGCCACCCGCGCCGGTTGTGCAGCCTGCGGTCGAGCCACCGTCGCCGGTCGAGGAGGAGCTGGCCGTCAAACCTGCGCCGCCTAAACCGATTCTCAAACCCAAGCCGGTGGTCAAACCGGTGCCAAAACCCGTGGCCAAGCCTGTTGAGCCGCCACCGGCACCTCCAGCGCCGCCGCAACCGGTCGCGGCCCCTGCACCGCCTGCACCGCCCGCGCCGAAACCGGTGACGCCACCGTCGGCCAGTGCCGGTTACCTGAAGAACCCGGCGCCGGAATATCCATCGCTGGCGATGCGTCGTGGTTGGGAAGGCACCGTGTTGTTGCGGGTGCATGTCCTGGCCAGCGGCAAGCCCGGTGAGATCCAGCTGCAAAAAAGCAGTGGCCGCGATCAGCTCGACGCCGCCGCGCTGGCTGCGGTCAAGCGCTGGAGCTTCGTTCCGGCCAAGCAGGGTGACGTCGCCATGGATGGGTGGGTCAGCGTGCCCATCGATTTCAAAATCAAGTAA
- a CDS encoding MotA/TolQ/ExbB proton channel family protein, which translates to MNLIASPFESIEHAVIWLLILFSIATWGLALLKGVQFIRLKAQDRKFHKHFWAASSLDSAAELAQSQPGAAARVALAGYAAIQVPEDQQAADLSQSINHQDRLERALRQQIVRERRSLESGLAILASIGSTSPFIGLFGTVWGIMSALKGISAAGSASLETVAGPIGAALVATGVGIAVAVPAVLVYNYFLRRLKLTAADLDDFAHDFYSLAQKNAFRVLLHPVLNKPGATVAGQPVKEAS; encoded by the coding sequence ATGAACCTGATTGCATCGCCTTTCGAATCCATCGAACACGCCGTCATCTGGCTGTTGATCCTTTTTTCCATCGCCACCTGGGGCCTGGCCTTGCTCAAGGGCGTGCAGTTCATTCGCCTCAAGGCCCAGGACCGCAAATTCCATAAACACTTCTGGGCCGCCTCCAGTCTCGATTCCGCCGCCGAACTGGCCCAAAGCCAACCGGGCGCCGCTGCCCGCGTGGCATTGGCCGGCTACGCCGCGATCCAGGTGCCGGAAGACCAGCAAGCCGCCGACTTGAGTCAGTCGATCAACCACCAGGACCGCCTTGAGCGCGCCTTGCGCCAGCAGATCGTGCGGGAGCGCCGCTCTTTGGAAAGCGGCCTGGCCATCCTGGCGAGCATTGGCAGCACCTCGCCCTTCATCGGTTTGTTCGGTACCGTCTGGGGCATCATGTCGGCCTTGAAAGGCATCAGTGCGGCGGGCTCGGCCAGCCTGGAAACTGTGGCCGGGCCGATCGGTGCTGCCCTGGTTGCCACGGGTGTCGGTATCGCTGTCGCGGTGCCGGCGGTGTTGGTCTACAACTACTTCCTGCGCCGCCTGAAGCTGACCGCCGCTGACTTGGATGATTTCGCCCACGACTTCTACAGCTTGGCGCAGAAGAATGCCTTTCGCGTGTTGTTGCACCCGGTGCTGAACAAGCCTGGCGCGACCGTCGCCGGGCAGCCCGTCAAGGAGGCGTCCTGA
- a CDS encoding ExbD/TolR family protein yields MAFSTQDSDEVLSEINVTPLVDVMLVLLVVFIVTAPLLTNAIPINLPKTESVAPVEQKDPLVVSIDDKGKVFINKDEIQAELLESNLKAAKAKSPDVRVQLQADNGVNYGEVARAMASIERAGISKLSVITAK; encoded by the coding sequence ATGGCCTTCTCCACACAAGACAGCGATGAAGTGCTCAGCGAGATCAACGTCACGCCCTTGGTGGACGTTATGTTGGTGCTGCTGGTGGTGTTTATCGTCACCGCGCCCCTGCTGACCAACGCCATTCCCATCAACCTGCCCAAGACCGAATCGGTGGCGCCCGTGGAGCAGAAAGACCCGCTGGTGGTGAGCATCGATGACAAGGGCAAGGTGTTCATCAACAAGGACGAGATTCAGGCAGAATTGCTGGAGTCGAACCTTAAAGCCGCCAAGGCGAAAAGCCCTGATGTCCGTGTGCAACTGCAGGCGGACAACGGGGTGAATTATGGCGAGGTGGCTCGGGCCATGGCGTCTATTGAGCGGGCGGGGATCAGTAAGCTGTCGGTGATAACGGCGAAATAG